The nucleotide sequence ACAGGACCAGGCAAAGTTTTTAGCAGGCGAGCCATCTCAATTACTTGGTCTGGAGTAATAGCGCCGGAGACAACTGGCAGATATACATAGTTCAAGCCTAACTTTTCTGCCTCAGCTTGAATATCAGCGTTTTTAGGCTGGTCTGGACCGCCTTCTCCATCAGGGCGATTATTAATAACGCTCTTATAGCCCTGCTTTGCAATTTCAGCTAAATGGGCTGGCTCGATTTGACCTAGAGTACCAAACTGATCGTTGTGGCATGCAATTGGAAGACTCATGACATCCTCTGATTTAAGTATGTTTTTGAAAAATTTCATTGAATACTGAACAGCAATATTTTAGTAATGATGGATCTATTGATTATTTTGGCGCTTGTTTATGTGCGGTAAAAAACCGTTCGCAAACTCGCATACCGACCAGCATCGCCACGACAAATGCTAGAGCCTTTAAATATCCCGCACCCATAGCGACTAATGCAGGACCAGGACAAATACCAGCGATCCCCCAACCGACTCCAAAAATAAAGCTGCCTATTACCAAAGCCTTTGATATGTCGCGTCTTGTTGGAATATGCAAAGCGCCACCAAAAAATGCTTCACTACGCTTTTTAACTACATAGAACCCTGCTAGACCAACCAGGATTGCCCCTAGCATC is from Polynucleobacter sp. MWH-UH23A and encodes:
- a CDS encoding TIGR01244 family sulfur transferase, producing the protein MSLPIACHNDQFGTLGQIEPAHLAEIAKQGYKSVINNRPDGEGGPDQPKNADIQAEAEKLGLNYVYLPVVSGAITPDQVIEMARLLKTLPGPVLAFCRSGARSTNLYQLALQVK
- a CDS encoding YeeE/YedE family protein, which encodes MKKHFSLFSQYAIGVLFGFGLIISGMSNPKKVLGFLDLAGAWDPSLIFVMLGAILVGLAGFYVVKKRSEAFFGGALHIPTRRDISKALVIGSFIFGVGWGIAGICPGPALVAMGAGYLKALAFVVAMLVGMRVCERFFTAHKQAPK